In the genome of bacterium, the window GAAACAATGGACACATTAACTACTACTTTGCCTAAACTTAATATAGGCGATGTCGTTAGAGTACAAACAAAATTAATGGAAGGCGAACATATACGCAAACAAAAATTCGAAGGTATCGTAATAGCTCGCAACAATAGCGGTATAGCAAGCACTTTTACCGTACGAGCTATCATTGAAGGCTTCGGAGTTGAACGTATATACCCATTACATTCTCCCTCAATAGAAAAAATTTCTGTCCTCGGACACGAAAAGGTTCGTAGAGGTAAACTTTATTACCTGCGCAAGAAAAAGAGATGAAGACAGGTGCTGCCGGTGAAAACCTTGCAGTAAAGTACCTTGAAAATAGAGGCTATATAACACTTGAAAGGAATTATCGCTTCCATCATAAAGAAGTAGATATTATATGCGAGAAAAAAGGTGTTATAGTTTTCGTAGAAGTTAAATCCAATATAAACAATGATTTCGGTGAACCTATTGAAAAAGTTGACCGCAATAAGGCCAGTAATATCATTGATGTTGCCCAAGCTTATCTCCTTAAACGTAAATTATTCGGAAAATGTAACGTCAGATTTGATGTTATAGGGGTGAAAAATGAAAAAATTCAACATATTGAAGATGCTTTTAGGGAATAGAATTATTAAAAAAATCGCCGTTTTTACATTGCTCACGCTCGTTAACACCAACGCCATAGCTGAACCTATAGTTGGCTCTACGCCCACAACAATGCCATCTCTGGGACTTATGTTTAGAGAACATTTTATGTATATAAATTATACTTCCCAACGTTTAAACGATACAACTTATATAAAAATCGGTGCAGATTCCTCTTTTACAAGAATGGTTAATGTATTACAGATTGATTACGGGTTTGAAAAAAATTGGACACTCCGATTAACAATACCTGTGACTTTTGAAAATATGAAGCTTGATACTACTTATTCGAAATTTGCACCCGGGGGTATCACACTAGATACTAAATATAATCTTTTCAATCCAACGAAAGAAATGGGTTTTGTAGGTACTTATTATCTTGAATTCTCTCCATTTCTGGGTATAAGATTCCCTACAGGTGATAAATCAGCTTTCTTTTCCCCAACTAAAAGTTCTACGGATCTTGAATTAGGTATTCTGGGAAGATTTGGAGACAGCAAAGGCGCCGCTTACCTGACTTTTGGATATTGGTCTAATGGACTGCTCTCAAAAGATGAAAATATAACTGATGAGATATTTTATAATTTTACTATCGAATCCCCTTTCATATTCAATAAAGTTATGATACTATGCGAACTTGACGGGTTAGCTTCCACAGCAGGAGATACATATTATTATTCTTTACGATGTTATCCCGGACTTAAATACCGACTCATGCAAACGGTAAGCGAAGGCGGATCTCTTTACCAGAAAACTTTACACGAACTGCTTTTAGAAGCAACTTGCGCTATTCCTCTTGTTGAAATGGGTGACTTCAAATACGACTACGCTCCCTACATAGGCTTAAATTGGAAATTCTAACTATTGTGCTCTCTACTAATCAGCCTGTCGTTTGTCATTCCGCACTTGATGCGGAATCCATTCCTTTCCTCTTTGTCTGTCAGTGGTAGAATAGACATTTGGAACATCCCGCCTTGGCGGTGACTTGTCTGTCTATGTAGATTGTAGTGTTTTATGACTGTTAGAATAAAATCTCTTTCAATCCATGTTATAAAGAATTTATTATTTGACATTTTAATATTTGATTTTTAATATTTGGTTTATTGTTATGTCTCTCTCAAATAAAATAACTAACTGGCTTAAACTTCGAGTAAAAAAAGCCAACTCAAAAGGCCTGGTAATCGGATTATCAGGCGGTGTAGACTCCGCTGTAGTTTCGGTATTGGCACAAAAAGCCTTCAAAAACAACATTCTGTCCATTATAATCCCTTGCCACAGCTCTGAAAAAGACCTTAAAGACGCCAGGATCTTAGCTGAAAAATTTA includes:
- the rplS gene encoding 50S ribosomal protein L19 is translated as MDTLTTTLPKLNIGDVVRVQTKLMEGEHIRKQKFEGIVIARNNSGIASTFTVRAIIEGFGVERIYPLHSPSIEKISVLGHEKVRRGKLYYLRKKKR
- a CDS encoding YraN family protein, with product MKTGAAGENLAVKYLENRGYITLERNYRFHHKEVDIICEKKGVIVFVEVKSNINNDFGEPIEKVDRNKASNIIDVAQAYLLKRKLFGKCNVRFDVIGVKNEKIQHIEDAFRE